accTGACAGGCCAGGTTAGGGATAAATGCGAGCTGCTGAGTCCCAGCTatccctcctttttctctccagaAGGCCCTCACCAATCAGGTTTTACCTCCATTCCTGTGGGTTTCCTGCTCATTTCAGAACTCCTACAGGAACTGGAGGATCAGGGGAAGGAGCCCATAAGAGGCCAGAGTGGGACTTGGCAGTGTGGGGATGGGCAGGCGCCCCAAAAGCACAGTACCAGCTGGGCACATCTCCCCTGCATCTGGGCACATTTCCCCTGCATCTGGGCACATCTCCCCTGCATCTGGCTCCTCCAGCTGCCCGTGAAGCTCAGGTAAAGCTGTCCTGAGAAGCCAGTTGGCTGGACATAGGAGCCAGGAAAGGCTCCCTGGTAAGAATGGCTCTGTCACTCTGCTCCAGACTTCCCAAGTGACACTAAGTTCCCACAATGGCCTTTGTCACAGTGGACAGAATCCAGGGGGACTGATAAAGTTTCTATTAGGAAAGGAGGGGTCCATTCTCCTAGCGGGAATCTCACACTAAGGGGTTGAGAACGGTGACTCAGGTCAGTTAAGGGAAGAGATACCTATAAACAAATTTTGCCTTTGTACCCTACCAAGTGGCCCcctcagttttgtgtgtgtgtgtgtgtgtgtgtgtgtgtgtgtgtagtgtgtgagtATATAGTTCTGTCAGTAAGTTTTTCCTACTGTTTAATCTGCAAACCTTCCTGCAAGGTCTATTTTAACTCATGCAGTTTTAGCCTGCCTGTGCTGCTCCCCTTATCACCCAGAATCTAGTGGCCTGTGGCTGTTGAGCCTCACTCCTCTCCAGCGGGAGTCCCCAGGATGGCTCTGTGGCAGGTCCCTGGGTCTGTTCTGAGTAGGGTGTGGCCTCTTGGAAGTTGGTTATGAGGGATGCCTCTGCCTGGCTTATCTTCCCCATCTGTTCTGGATCAAACTCCCACTCTGAAGATGTGGGTTTTCCCATCATCTCGAGGCAGGGATAATGGTCTCTGGGACACCAGGACCAACTGTGGAGCCAGGAGGGGCAGGGCTCCAGACCTGCGAGTCAAGAGAATTAGGTTCTGTGAGAGAACAAGCTCTTTTTGGAGGTGGGATCTGGACTGTTAATGAGGGGGGTGGACCTGAACAGTGGTCCTGTTAGGGAAAGCAGATTAGAGATCCCTGGCTGGGGTATAAATAGCCCCTTCTTCTTTGGGCAGCCCTTGGGAGGGCTTATCACCTGGTGGGTGGAAGCTAGGGACAAGGCGCCTGCCGGTTGCCAGGTAAACACAGTACAGCTGGACtcaggggagggggcaggtgtGCCCAGGTGAGCTAACAAAGCTGAGCTTCCCACAGGAAGTGCCAGGCCAGGAAGGGAGGACTGAAAATGGGCATTAGGAGTACTGAGAAGTCCTCTGTGAGGGTGGGGAGTTCTGTCCACAAGATCCATAATGTGGTCTGTGCTGTGTCTCTGAGCGAATGCGCACCGTGGGTATTTATTGATATGCTATTTTTGTGCTGGAAGCCTGTGCAGGGCAGGTATCACATCATTTCTCTCCCAAGTTCTCGGTCTCTGAGAGAACAGCAACTTGCCAGAGACTTGTTGGATAGGGCAAAGTGCCAATCTAAGATTGCCCCATGCTGTGGCCCTGGTTCTGACTCATTCTATCTTGAGGGATGGGTGTGGCTAGCTGTGCTGGTGCCTGGGAGGGAAGTTCCTGTTTTGACTTCAGTACAGAAGAGATGAATGGCCATAAGTTTCTAGCCTACAGACCTCCCCTGgtgcgtgtgtgtacacacacacacacacacacacacacacacacacacacactttaggagATTGAATTTCAGATAGGATAATCCCAGATTGGTAGAAGGTAAAGCTGGGGGCAGATTGGCAGGAGGATTTATGTGCCAGTGACCTCCCCCGCCCACCAGCTGCTCTCAGATGCAGAGATTTGTGGGGCaggaaggctggggcaggaacATCATTGGAGATGAGTCTCAGGTTTGATCCAAGGCTGTGAGCACCTGGCTGGCAGAGTCCAGCCAGGAGCTGTATTTATTTCTCCATGTTAGCGGATGCCACTCAAGGTTTCCAAATTCGAGAGCATCAAAGTTGAGCAGCATCTGGCTGCAGACTTCCTGGTCTATCCTCTTGTTTAACGGAAGAGGAAGTTGGAGCCTGGAGGGACACAGCCAGTGAGGGGGCAAGGCTCCAGTCAGTTAAGTGACTTTCCTTAGAGTACCCTAAGCTAAACCTCACTCTTAGCAAGTAAATGAATGCCTCTTTTATGGTTTTGGTCCCTGGAATTAAGACTGTCCCATCATCACATGAGTGAGGGGACTGGGTGTGACCCTAGCAGCCAGAGTCCTCCTCAATAGCAAGAGAAGTTCAGAGGCAGAACGCTGCATGCTTCTATTTTCCAGTTACTCGCCATCTTTGTTAAGGAGATCAACCTGTAGGAGTATTTCCCAAGTCCACTCACCAGACAAGATACAGAATAGAACTAGAAATTTTTCTGCCCACATTGAAGACTGAACAAAGGGTGATACTGTGGGTGTCAGGGAGAGAATAGAGCTCTGGAGGACTTCCGAGTCAGGGAGGATTGCAAAGGAACACGGATAGCCTCCGCTCCTTCAGAGCTTCTTTAGCGCTTTCTTGGCTCTTCAGATAGGAAGGATTGGTTGTGGAGGCGGGACGCAGGAACTGGAGACCGGAACAGTATGGGCCCTGCAGGACTCACTCCACGTCTCTCCAAGACCAGGATGCTTTCttgggcccctcccccacctcccagcccccaTCCAATACTCTACCCCCCAGCATACCCTGTTCCCACCCCCCTCCAGTCCTCCTCTGATGTGTGTGGAGAAGCAGAAGTGATGACGTCACCACGGTCGCCAGGGCGACGGGGACGGATAAATCAGGCTGAGTGGGCGGTTGCCATGGTGCGCATTCTCCCGTTGCCACGGAGACTGGGCATCTGCTCCCTTTGTGCTGCCCGAGTGCCTTCCCCCTGGGGTCAAGGGGTATAGGGGAgcagaaagagaggcagacacaCCTCCAGTGGTCAGAAGGAATTCTGGGCCTCTGTGGGGTCTCCCTCAGCCTTCCTTGGGGGTTCTCTAGGAGATAGCCTGTTTGCGCTTACTTTGCAGAATGGAGGCAGCTCTGGTTGATCGGTTCCTTGGTTGAGCTCTGACTCAAGACCTAGGTCCTAAGAGCAGGCCTTCCTCACCTAAGAGAGCAACACCTATGGGTGACCCAttctgaggccagcttgagccCAGAGCTGCACCCCATGAAATCTTCCAACGCATCCCTCTCCCCAATCTCTCTAATCCCTTCAGGTCTGAATTCTAGACAAAATTGGGCCTACCCTTTCCTTCCCATCAACTTAGAGGGTGGAGGCAACTCCGCTCCCTTCATCCCTCCGGATGCTCTGAGGAGGCTCTGGcagcttgctttttttctctcctatagATGAACAGGCCGATCCAGGTCAAGCCAGCCGACAGCGAGAGTCGAGGAGGTAGGTTCTATAACTTTGGCTTTAGCCCCTTTTCTCCTACCCCCAGGCCCAGGGCTTGATGGAGCTGAAGGACAGCCTTTCTTGAGGAAGGAAGTCTGGTAATGCTAAAGAATTCTCTGCTAAGGTTGGGTTAGGGAGTGGGCGGTAGGAGTGGTGGTAGGAGATCTGGCCCATTTGCAGAGATTACAAAGCGGAGGCCAAGTAGAGTTCACGTCCTTCAGAGCTGAGTTCTGCATGTTACTGAACTCTAATTCCCAACTATCAGTTCTTCACACCCTAGAGCCACAGTTCCCCAGGATGGGGGAGGTGGTGTCAGGAGCAACAGGGATGCGTGAAGGTGGAGGGCTGGGAAAGTGGTCAGGAGGCTCGTACATTCCTCCCCTCCTACGCCCCACCCCCCAGAAGACCGGAAGCTCTTTGTGGGCATGCTAGGAAAGCAGCAGACAGATGAGGATGTCCGGAAGATGTTTGAACCATTTGGGACTATAGACGAGTGCACTGTGCTCCGGGGGCCAGACGGTACCAGCAAAGGTAGCCCTCCGCCTTATCCCTTCTCCGCAGGGCCCAGTAGGGCACCTTCATGGTAGGCACTTACTCCTCTTCTCCACCCCATCCAATTACTCTAGGCTGTGCCTTTGTGAAGTTCCAGACTCACGCTGAGGCCCAGGCAGCCATCAACACCCTTCACAGCAGCCGGACCCTGCCGGTGAGCCCCAGCCCCCttcttccttgtctctctctctctcccactggcACACTTGCCAGGCCCTGGCACAGAGCACACTTCcattcaagatagggtttctaatttatttctttttgaactTTCCCAAAAAAATCAACGAATCAAATACCACACCCCCATAGCTGCTTCTCCTCTCTAGTCCAATTCCCTTCggctcctctccagcctcccctctTAGCTCCTACCGCTTCTCTACCCTCCTGACCCCACCTCATCTCTTGGGGTGTCGGGACCCTGGTTTAGAGGCCCCACCTCTGCACAGCACATGTTGATACTGCTGTCCCTAAATGTTAGTGTTCGTTCAGTTGCGTATGAGCTGGAATTCCAGCTGGAACCTAGCTGCTTTCAAGCAGATGTGGGCCTCTCACGACTCAAAAGTTCACACATCAGACGGAGAACTGAACCAGCTGGCTGGGCCCCTTCACCTCTGAGTCTAGGACTCTAACAATACTTGCCAATGTTCTGATTTAGACTTGATTTGGCTCAGGCTAACGTTAAAATGTGCTGTGGCACCCACTGAGCACTCCATGAGACCTGGGCGTGGGTCCAGAATCATGGCAGGGAGATGGGGCAGCTTAACATTCCCCACAGCGAATCCGCTGTGGATTGCCAGCACAGACGTCTCTCAGTGCCACCCTTTCTTTTTTNNNNNNNNNNNNNNNNNNNNNNNNNNNNNNNNNNNNNNNNNNNNNNNNNNNNNNNNNNNNNNNNNNNNNNNNNNNNNNNNNNNNNctcactttgtagaccaggctggcctcgaactcagaaatccgcctgcctctgcctcccgagtgctgggattaaaggcgtgcgccaccacgcccggccagtgcCACCCTTTCTATTTCCACAGGCCTgtctggttttttggttttttggtttttttgtttgtttgtttcagtttgggtattttttttttttaacttaggtTCACATTCCTCAATTCTATCTAGCCTTTTACATATCCCATTGCAGGGAGGTGGTGGGATTAGGGTCTCCCCATTTGGATTGGGCACTGTAATGGCTGTGCTCCCAAGGAGGCCTGAGGCCAGATGAGGCCCCCAGGGAGCAGATTCTGACTCTTCCTGTGACATGTGGGGCCCATGCCCAGGGTGCCTCATCCAGCCTGGTGGTAAAGTTTGCTGACACAGAGAAGGAGCGAGGTCTCCGTCGAATGCAGCAGGTGGCTACCCAGCTGGGCATGTTCAGCCCTATCGCCCTCCAGTTTGGAGCCTACAGCGCCTACACCCAGGCCGTAAGCATACCCTCCCACCCGCAGTGCTAGATCTTGCTCATCTCCATGTCCTTCCAGAACCACCCTCTAAACACCAAAGCAGGGGTGCTGGGGGCCAGGCCCtactctcctctccccatcccacagCTGATGCAGCAGCAGGCGGCCCTGGTAGCAGCTCACAGTGCCTACCTCAGCCCTATGGCCACCATGGCCGCCGTGCAGATGCAGCACATGGCTGCCATCAGTGCCAATGGCCTCATTGCCACCCCCATCACTCCATCCTCAGGTAAGGCCTGTGCTAGGCAGCTGGGCAGGGAATGACAACATGGTGACAGAGACCAGGGGAAACCATGGGGTACAGGAGGTGCTCAGGGGCCAGAGAACGACCTTCTGCTCtactctgacccccccccccagtttttctctgcatctgtgtgcctgcctctctgctctgTTGCTGTCATGTTCTCCTTCCTAGGAGCCAGCACCCCTCCTGCCATTGCTGCCACGCCCGTCTCTGCCATCCCTGCTGCCTTGGGCGTCAACGGCTACAGCCCAGTGCCCACCCAGCCTACAGGGCAGCCTGCCCCGGATGCTCTGTATACCAACGGGGTTCACCCTTACCCAGGTGGGGCTCTCTGCCTGCCCACCTTGCTCCATCAGCCACCCGGGCCACTACTCCCATTGCTGGCAGCCATGGCTCACCTTCCCTCTCCAACCTCAGGGCTTAAGGTGCTttttcttgctctcttcctgGGCGGAAATGCTCCTCGggttcctcccttcctttctttacttgtttgtttgtttgtaaagtgtttttttgagacagggtctctttgtgtggttggccttgaactcaaaaagatctgcCTAGCTCTTCCCTGAGtatggaattaaaggcatggctaCTGAGCTCAGGCATTCTTTGGGTTCTTGGCTAGGGCAGCTGAGGCTTAGCAAGGTGACTAAAGTGGCATGTCAGTCTCGGGACTTTACCCCTTTCCTACTGCCACATGCATTTCCCTTctcatctcaccccaccccccagatgAGGCTTTGTCTGCTGAGAGAAGTGCTGGCGGGGTTCCCATAATGTCCCAGGCCCACTCATGGCTTGTGATGCTCTCTGCAGCCCAGAGCCCAGCAGCCCCCGTGGACCATCTCCAGCAGGCCTATGCAGGAATGCAGCACTACACAGGTGAGGCTCTCTAGCCCAGGCCCTGCCCAGGTGGGCGGACTAGCATGGGGAAACCCACCTAGGAACCCTAGGAACGATAGTCTGAGCTTCTCCAGTCTCTGCCAACCACACCCTTGGGCCTTCATGAGAAGCTGTGCTTGTGAGAGTGGCACACACTCAGGATTTGTCTGAGGAAGCCTCATCCCTGACATCTTCTAGGCCTGTGGATTCCACTGGTTTGGGCTGAGGGGGGAGACTAGGTTGGTTGTGCTGAGTCAGGGGAACCCCATTGGCTTTCTCTGTCTTCACCACCTCAGCAGCGTACCCCGCAGCCTACAGCCTGGTTGCACCTGCGTTCCCGCAGCCTCCAGCCCTGGTCGCCCAgcagcccccaccaccacctcagcaacaacagcagcagcagcagcagcaacagcagcagcagcaacggGAAGGTGCCAGCCTGGGGCAGGGTCCTGATAGCTGAGAACCTGCAGGGATAAGAACACCCATGTGTGGGCTTGGGTACTCCCAATGGCTCTTTCCCAGGCTCTGGGCCTGTGTGTGAGGACTGAAGGAGTGGGGAGCCCTGGCCTACACTGCTGGGGCCAGGATTGGTGGCCGCTGTCACTCCCATCTCTGCCAATGCAGTCTGCACTTCCCAGTCTCTGAGCTAccccttctgtctctgctgccACCCAGGCCCTGATGGCTGCAACATCTTCATCTACCACCTGCCCCAGGAGTTCacagactcagagatcctccaGATGTTTGTCCCTTTTGGTCATGTCATCTCAGCCAAAGTCTTTGTTGACCGGGCCACCAATCAGAGCAAATGTTTTGGTAAGAATATGATGATCCAAAAGACAGAGTATGGACATTTTTGTTTGAACTCTTAGGACTAAGTTCGTCACATCTGAAGGCATTTAGGGCCTCAACAAAGTCTGTATTTGAAAGCCTGTGTATCCAAGGCCAAAAAAAGAACCATCTCTGACACACCCACCATCCCATACAGTTTCCACTCAAGCCTAGGAAAGTCACAACTTCATCTGCCTTGGGGCAGAGATCTGAATGCATTTAGTGGCATGAGGTCCTAGGTTCTATCCCCccctaccctctctctctctctctctctctctctctctctctctctcacacacacacacacacagaacccaaCCTCATTTCATGTAGTGTGGAGAAACTAGATTTCAAAAGGACATAGGTTTCTTTCTGTTGCGTTCCTGTCTTTGGAAGCTTCCTACAGTCCCTTGTTTCAAAAACCACCTATGTGCTTTCCAAAAAGAATGTTTTTGAGGGCTCTCAGGCTGAGGGAGGGGCCACTTCAAAGAACACTGGAAAGTACATCCTAGTTTGTGTGAATGGCTGGACTGGATTCACTCATTAAATCTATCACCAACAAACGATTTCTgaatgcctactatgtgccaggcaggTTTCATGGTATTAGAGATGCCCGGAAGAAGTAGGGTGGGAAACCACACAAGTGGGCCCTGTGGCAGGCAGGACAGCGATGGAGGGCTGGGCCAGGCCTTATGCCCTTCTCACCTCAGGCTTTGTGAGTTTCGACAATCCGGCCAGTGCCCAGGCTGCCATCCAGGCTATGAACGGTTTCCAGATTGGCATGAAGCGCCTCAAAGTCCAGCTAAAGCGGCCTAAGGATGCAAACAGGCCCTACTAAGGGCTTCAGGTGGGTGCTGCTCCTGTTCTGTGAACTCAATGTCGGGATCCATACACGGCAGCCAGACCCCTTAAGTGAATGCCCTACCCCTTCActaccacccaccccaccctgatGCTGGACATGAGGAACTGGGATTTGGGCCACTACCCCAGCTATTATTGTTCAGTCAGTTGTGTCTTCTACCCAcatagacatgtgtgtgcatatgtaacacacacacacacacacacacaaaaccaccccAGAGGAGACGAGTCTACACCTGTGTCTGCTCCTAGAGTTTTCCACAGTATCTGGTCTTGTTTGTCTGGTCAGcgtccatgtgtctgtgtctttctctttctggttttcttttgggTTGGATGGAATTAGTATTGTAGGTTTTGGGGGCCAGGAGGCTGGTTTGGAGAACTGGAGGGTCACAGAGCCACTTGGTTTTGAAACCTGATCTCCAAAGAGGTGGAGACACAGCAGTTCCCATTGCCCTGAACTGCAGGTGGTTTTCCCAGGGCAGTGGACCTTGGGGCAGAACACCAGacagatgggagtgggtgtggcttggtttggaggaggaagtggaatcATACTGAGGAGTCCCCAGCCCATTGTAGGCTGCCATCTGACCTTGGGGCACAGACCGGTAGCCCTTCCTAACTTTGTTTAATCTCCCTTGGACCAAACCTGAAAAATCACAACCCAAGAACAATACCCACATTTCtgtttctcccctttccccccaATCCTGGCTGCTTAACTCCCCCCACCCTGGGGGCCCCCAGCCCAGGGTCCGTGTCCATTGTCGGCTGAAGCCCCCATCCCGGACCCCTGCTCCGGGCCCCTGTAAGTTGCATGGAACGAGCGTGTTGTCTTTGGAGCCAATTGTTTGTTATCTGGGGAGGGGCTATGGAGGGAAACAGCCCCCAGCCCAGGCTCAGGGCCGGGGCAGCTCGCGGGATGTGCGTGGTCAACAGTGGTTGGTGACTGTGGTCTGTGGTCTGTGCATTGTTCTCTTGCTTCCTATGTTCCTTTCCAAAAAGGAATGAGAACGCTAAGGGCTGGGAGTGGTGTCACCCATGAGACTCCATCCCTAAGCCCCTCTGAGTCATCCCAGCCTCTGCGGATGCTCCCCTCGCTGGGTGTCTGTCTTGTCCATGCACCCCAGCACCTTCCTTCTAGTTacttctgcctgcctgtctgtctcattTCTTCGCCTCTCTCCCCATCTAGCTATCTTCCAGTCATTTTGACCTACTTCTTCCCAATAGCTTCAGTTTCCGTACTGTTCCATGCCTCCTGCCCTGTTTCTCTATCCTTGCTCTATGCCCTCATAGctggagggatggggaggtgTGCAGATGGGTCTGCTGGGATAAGGCCTTCCTGATGGCCTGCCTTTCTCAGGAGGCCCCATCATAGGTGCCATCACTCCCTGCCACCCCAACCTTACCCAGAACCTGTGACCAGTACTGGAAACCTTCCCTGTGCTTCACCTATATTTCCTTCCTTCACAGGTCTGGAGATACCAGAGGAAGGGGCACTTCGGTATACCCTCTTCCTATGACTGGCCCTGGCCTTCTCTGCACATCTGCCCCAGGCCTTGATTGGACTCTGGGGCAAAAGCTGCTTCATGGCCCGAGGGCCCAGGACCTGGCTCACTCCCACCATCTTGCCTCTCTGAAGGGCCATGGTTTTGCTTCCCTGGCTTCAAAAGCCTATTTCCTCCCCAGTGCCCTTTTGGCCTTTGTGAGGAAGCAAGGAATAGGCTTGAAGTTTCAGGGGCATCTGCCTTCTGCTAAGGCTCCTGGATGAGCCTCTGTGCCCACTGCTGGCCCTTGCCTCCCCTCAGTGGCCTGCAGTAGCTGTGCAGGCTCGAAGGGCAGCAGGACACCCTCCTCTTTCCCAAGcgccctcccccttgcctctccCCACGGCAGGGTCTTCTCAGAAGCCGGCTCCCACGTTTCTCCCCACCCTCAGCTAGAGGTAGGAGATCTCCAAACCCCGGGCTCCCAGCCCTAAAACTCACTGCCTCCCCCAAGAGCCCCCTCCAaggagggtatgtgtgtgtggggggggggagctgaggGCTGCCTCTCTGCCAGTCAGTCACAGAGACCCTCCTTTCATGAGGAAAAGACCTCTCCCTGAGTCCCTAAATATGTTTACAGTCTCTGCTGGCCCCTCCATGTAAATACCATGACCACCAGGGCTTTACTCAGCCCACCCAGCCAGACGCTGCCATCTCTCTTTCTGGGAGTTTAGACAATGCTGcccttggattttgtttttgttttttggttttttttttttttttttttggttttttttccctctcttgaTTTCTCCCTTTGCTTTGGGGTAATTgggtatttggggggggggagggtatggggagggcTAAAGGGGTTTATTACCTGATCATTTTCTTTAGGAAGAGGTTTTAGGGAAAAaaacatggggtggggtgggagggtaaaGGATAAGAAGGGGGAATCAATTTCTGACAGTTCTCTACGCTTAACTTATTTATTGAGTTTTACTTTTAAAGAGTCGGTCTTTTCtgtctaaataaagaaaaaacgtTTGAAAGCATCAACCATGAGTCGTAGAAGGTTGAGAGTAGGGTGCTCAcactggggaagggggagggagggagagactatAGTTTGGCAAAACTTTCGTGGAAGGCCAAGCCTTCTCTGTGTTCAGATCTTGCCCGTAACTTCATGATCCTACCTGCTCATCTTTGGGGCTtaattctagaatgttcttccgCATCAAGCCCAGGGGAAAGAATCTGCAGGTGAGTGCAGAGGCAAGCACTGGTCAGGAGGCCTCTCCCTGTGTCCAGCCACACCCCTCTAAGGTTGGGGTCTTGTAGCTTCAGGGACACTGGGAGCTGGCTTTAATACTATTGCTGTTTATGGTCCTGTGCCGACCATAAAATAATGTTCATGTCCTTACTCTCCACGACCCTGTGGGGCAGGATATAATTTTATAGGCAGGgaattggatattttaaaggctAACTCCTTTTCCCAGGGTCACAatgatagaaaagagaaaaacacggAAGCTGAACATTTGTGTAACTCTAGAGTATCAAACAGGCCGCTGCAGTGATCCATCCAGCAGAAGGTCTGAAAGTCAATTTCTTTCCTAAGAACTGCTGTTGGCCCACAGCAATCATGTGGTATAGCACCACCCACCTGCTTGTAGGTAGCTCCTCCCCACCAAGCCTTAGAAACTTGCCCCCCTCCAGTTATGATCTGGCCTCTGTCAGAGTTGTTCAAGTGAATATAGGACTGCAgcctgggggtgtagctcagtggcaaaaCAGTTGGCAAGGGTGTACATGGCTCTCTCTACACCAatacagaaaaatgagaaagaaatcaaggaagtaagaagaggaaggtggcgaggggaaggaagggggtaAATACACGGGCAAAAGAGAACCTGCAGCCATGGGTCAAACCTCACAGCTCACCCCACTGCCCCTCGCTCTTCTCTTCTTAGCACAGCCTCTAATAgttcaaaggaagtcagagcatGGCAGCAAAtggctgcaatcccagcacttgggctcaggagtttgaggccggcctgggaCAGACAGaaatcaggcaggcaggcacacaagCAGCACTACATGGAGATACTCTTTTGCGTGTGGCGTTGGGGAGAAACAAATATTAATGTGGTAAGGGTCAGGAATGGGGTAAAGTCCATACTCCTCGCTGTTCTTATGAAAAGTGGTTTGTTTATAGCTCTAGAGCAGAGTCTGCTTGTATCGTTCTTCATTCAGTGTGGGTCCATGGGATGGTGTCAGCCATTTAGGGAGCCCATCTCAGCTCATCCTCTCTGGACATGCTCTCCATCCAGTCAAGCTGTAACCTTGGAACGACAATGAAGCTTAAAAGCCTGAC
This region of Mus caroli chromosome 3, CAROLI_EIJ_v1.1, whole genome shotgun sequence genomic DNA includes:
- the Celf3 gene encoding CUGBP Elav-like family member 3 isoform X5; the encoded protein is MKEPDAIKLFVGQIPRHLEEKDLKPIFEQFGRIFELTVIKDKYTGLHKGCAFLTYCARDSALKAQSALHEQKTLPGMNRPIQVKPADSESRGDRKLFVGMLGKQQTDEDVRKMFEPFGTIDECTVLRGPDGTSKGCAFVKFQTHAEAQAAINTLHSSRTLPGASSSLVVKFADTEKERGLRRMQQVATQLGMFSPIALQFGAYSAYTQALMQQQAALVAAHSAYLSPMATMAAVQMQHMAAISANGLIATPITPSSGASTPPAIAATPVSAIPAALGVNGYSPVPTQPTGQPAPDALYTNGVHPYPAQSPAAPVDHLQQAYAGMQHYTAAYPAAYSLVAPAFPQPPALVAQQPPPPPQQQQQQQQQQQQQQQREGPDGCNIFIYHLPQEFTDSEILQMFVPFGHVISAKVFVDRATNQSKCFGFVSFDNPASAQAAIQAMNGFQIGMKRLKVQLKRPKDANRPY
- the Celf3 gene encoding CUGBP Elav-like family member 3 isoform X8, which gives rise to MLGKQQTDEDVRKMFEPFGTIDECTVLRGPDGTSKGCAFVKFQTHAEAQAAINTLHSSRTLPGASSSLVVKFADTEKERGLRRMQQVATQLGMFSPIALQFGAYSAYTQALMQQQAALVAAHSAYLSPMATMAAVQMQHMAAISANGLIATPITPSSGASTPPAIAATPVSAIPAALGVNGYSPVPTQPTGQPAPDALYTNGVHPYPDEALSAERSAGGVPIMSQAHSWLVMLSAAQSPAAPVDHLQQAYAGMQHYTAAYPAAYSLVAPAFPQPPALVAQQPPPPPQQQQQQQQQQQQQQQREGPDGCNIFIYHLPQEFTDSEILQMFVPFGHVISAKVFVDRATNQSKCFGFVSFDNPASAQAAIQAMNGFQIGMKRLKVQLKRPKDANRPY
- the Celf3 gene encoding CUGBP Elav-like family member 3 isoform X9, with the protein product MNRPIQVKPADSESRGEDRKLFVGMLGKQQTDEDVRKMFEPFGTIDECTVLRGPDGTSKGCAFVKFQTHAEAQAAINTLHSSRTLPGASSSLVVKFADTEKERGLRRMQQVATQLGMFSPIALQFGAYSAYTQALMQQQAALVAAHSAYLSPMATMAAVQMQHMAAISANGLIATPITPSSGASTPPAIAATPVSAIPAALGVNGYSPVPTQPTGQPAPDALYTNGVHPYPAQSPAAPVDHLQQAYAGMQHYTAAYPAAYSLVAPAFPQPPALVAQQPPPPPQQQQQQQQQQQQQQQREGPDGCNIFIYHLPQEFTDSEILQMFVPFGHVISAKVFVDRATNQSKCFGFVSFDNPASAQAAIQAMNGFQIGMKRLKVQLKRPKDANRPY
- the Celf3 gene encoding CUGBP Elav-like family member 3 isoform X10, which produces MNRPIQVKPADSESRGDRKLFVGMLGKQQTDEDVRKMFEPFGTIDECTVLRGPDGTSKGCAFVKFQTHAEAQAAINTLHSSRTLPGASSSLVVKFADTEKERGLRRMQQVATQLGMFSPIALQFGAYSAYTQALMQQQAALVAAHSAYLSPMATMAAVQMQHMAAISANGLIATPITPSSGASTPPAIAATPVSAIPAALGVNGYSPVPTQPTGQPAPDALYTNGVHPYPAQSPAAPVDHLQQAYAGMQHYTAAYPAAYSLVAPAFPQPPALVAQQPPPPPQQQQQQQQQQQQQQQREGPDGCNIFIYHLPQEFTDSEILQMFVPFGHVISAKVFVDRATNQSKCFGFVSFDNPASAQAAIQAMNGFQIGMKRLKVQLKRPKDANRPY